The proteins below are encoded in one region of Geobacter sp.:
- a CDS encoding DUF1847 domain-containing protein — translation MTSGEETPLACAKCSAVWQNKGTTNCWSGDPATAPPRPGNCPSTAYDEVIKESFALYTDDSEDARLALVAARVEGLCYQPVPGSDAVNARWTRVEDTIALAKLMGWKKVGIATCIGLLAETDNLSAILRAQGLEPLSVCCKAGSIDKLELGLAEEDKVRPGTFEPACNPIAQAQLCNRHQTDMNIIVGLCVGHDMLFAKHSQAPVTTLVCKDRVTGHNPVAVLYGQNFYYKRLQKQQVQVEP, via the coding sequence CCCCCTGGCATGTGCCAAATGCAGCGCAGTATGGCAGAACAAGGGTACCACCAACTGCTGGAGTGGCGATCCCGCAACGGCGCCCCCCCGACCCGGCAACTGTCCGTCGACCGCCTACGACGAGGTGATCAAGGAGTCGTTTGCCCTCTACACCGACGACAGCGAGGATGCCCGGCTTGCCCTGGTTGCGGCCAGGGTCGAGGGGCTCTGTTACCAGCCGGTGCCGGGAAGCGATGCGGTCAATGCCCGCTGGACCAGGGTGGAGGATACCATTGCCCTGGCCAAGCTGATGGGGTGGAAGAAGGTCGGTATTGCCACCTGTATCGGCCTGTTGGCCGAGACCGACAACCTGTCGGCCATCCTGCGGGCGCAGGGGCTGGAGCCGCTGTCGGTCTGCTGCAAGGCCGGGAGCATCGACAAGCTGGAACTGGGACTTGCCGAAGAGGACAAGGTCAGGCCCGGCACCTTCGAGCCGGCATGCAACCCCATTGCCCAGGCCCAGCTCTGCAACCGGCACCAGACCGACATGAACATCATCGTCGGCCTCTGCGTCGGTCACGACATGCTGTTCGCCAAGCACTCCCAGGCGCCGGTCACCACCCTGGTCTGCAAGGACCGGGTCACCGGCCACAACCCGGTCGCGGTGCTCTATGGGCAGAACTTCTATTACAAGCGGCTGCAGAAACAGCAGGTGCAGGTGGAGCCGTAA
- the thpR gene encoding RNA 2',3'-cyclic phosphodiesterase yields the protein MHRLFVAIDLPEEMKRAVADLRGELRGAKWVGAEQLHLTLRFIGDADDLLLKGIAEGLAGIACNCFPLGLKGIGYFPPRGAPRVLWVGLKAGAQFLTLQHEVEQACRAVGILPDERPFSPHITIARLKETTPAQVAAYTAQHGGFQSEPFKVTEFHLYESVLGREGATHTRARTYPLRD from the coding sequence ATGCACAGGCTGTTCGTGGCCATCGACCTGCCGGAAGAGATGAAGCGTGCCGTAGCCGACCTTCGAGGGGAACTGCGCGGGGCAAAGTGGGTGGGAGCGGAGCAGTTGCACCTGACGCTCCGCTTCATCGGCGATGCGGACGACCTTCTGTTGAAAGGGATCGCGGAAGGTCTGGCCGGGATTGCGTGCAACTGTTTCCCCCTTGGCCTGAAGGGAATCGGCTATTTCCCGCCGCGGGGGGCGCCCCGCGTGCTCTGGGTCGGGCTCAAAGCCGGCGCGCAGTTCCTCACCCTGCAGCACGAGGTGGAGCAGGCCTGCAGAGCAGTGGGCATCCTGCCGGATGAGCGCCCCTTCTCCCCCCATATCACCATTGCCCGGTTGAAAGAGACCACGCCCGCCCAGGTGGCGGCATACACCGCACAGCACGGAGGTTTCCAGAGCGAGCCCTTCAAGGTGACGGAATTCCACCTTTACGAAAGCGTCCTTGGCCGTGAAGGGGCCACTCACACACGGGCACGGACCTATCCGCTCCGGGACTAG
- a CDS encoding CapA family protein — MRRSLLLAIAACLLAYTLAIPSAGADEVTISAVGDIMLSGSARPVLEQHGYAHAFAATRTLLSGSDIVVGNLEAPITCAGAEFTGKRFRFRAPLAVAPALRQAGFSVLTLANNHILDFGAAGLADTLGSLQGSGIRFCGAGSSLEQARVPAIIEAQGKRIAFLAYSLTYPAEFFAGPKRAGTAPGYAPLVTADIRAARKIADYVVVSFHWGRELAGRPQPYQTRIAHQAIDAGADVILGHHPHVLQGLERYRDGVIFYSLGNFAFGSGSRASDRSIIARITLDGGIRQVEVFPLNVLNRQIRFQPRVLEGERGEQVIRKLNRLSAGMGTRLVKSGQRYLVAEFGSGQHLARK; from the coding sequence ATGCGACGATCCCTGCTTCTCGCCATAGCTGCATGCCTGCTTGCGTACACCCTGGCCATCCCCTCTGCAGGAGCCGATGAGGTGACCATCTCCGCAGTAGGGGACATCATGCTGTCCGGATCGGCCCGCCCCGTGCTGGAGCAACATGGCTATGCCCATGCCTTTGCCGCAACCCGAACTCTTCTCTCCGGCAGCGATATCGTCGTCGGCAACCTGGAGGCGCCCATCACTTGTGCCGGCGCCGAGTTCACCGGGAAGCGTTTCCGTTTCAGGGCGCCCCTCGCGGTCGCACCGGCCCTTCGCCAGGCAGGATTCTCGGTTCTCACCCTGGCCAACAACCATATCCTCGATTTCGGCGCAGCCGGCCTTGCCGACACCCTGGGAAGCCTCCAGGGAAGCGGCATCCGTTTCTGCGGGGCCGGCAGCTCCCTGGAACAAGCCAGGGTCCCTGCCATCATCGAGGCACAGGGGAAGCGAATCGCCTTTCTCGCCTACTCCCTGACCTACCCTGCCGAATTCTTTGCCGGCCCGAAACGGGCAGGGACGGCGCCGGGCTACGCACCCCTCGTCACGGCCGATATCCGCGCGGCGCGCAAAATCGCCGACTACGTGGTGGTCTCGTTTCATTGGGGGAGGGAACTGGCTGGCCGGCCCCAGCCCTACCAGACACGGATTGCACACCAGGCCATCGATGCCGGTGCCGACGTGATCCTTGGCCATCACCCCCATGTCCTCCAGGGGCTCGAGCGCTATCGCGACGGCGTCATCTTTTACAGCCTGGGTAATTTTGCCTTCGGCAGCGGCAGCCGGGCATCGGACCGGAGCATCATCGCCCGGATCACTCTCGATGGGGGCATCAGGCAGGTGGAAGTCTTTCCGCTCAATGTCCTGAACCGGCAGATCCGCTTTCAGCCCAGGGTGCTGGAGGGAGAGCGGGGCGAACAGGTGATCCGGAAACTGAACCGCCTCTCCGCGGGGATGGGAACGCGTCTCGTGAAAAGCGGGCAGCGCTACCTGGTGGCCGAGTTCGGCTCCGGGCAGCACCTGGCCCGCAAGTAG
- the serS gene encoding serine--tRNA ligase: MLDPRFIRENLELVESRLKTRGGGVDLGRFRELDTRRREVLLQSETLKALRNKVSEEISRIKDKSQAQGRIAEMREVSQKIKTLDDELRGVEEELENVLLMVPNIPHASVPVGTSEADNVEIRRWGEKPAMAFAPKPHWEIGEDLRILDFERGAKLTGARFTLYRGAGARLERALLNFMLDLHTERHNYLEMLPPFMVNRESMTGTGQLPKFEDDLFHLDGVDYFLIPTAEVPVTNIHRNEILRGDDLPLLYTAYTPCFRKEAGSYGKDTRGLIRQHQFNKVELVKFSHPEHSYAELDRLLDNAEEVLRLLGLHYRVVELCTGDIGFSAAKTFDIEVWLPGQDTFREISSCSNFEDFQARRASIRFREDEKAKPEYVHTLNGSGLAVGRTLVAVLENYQQADGSVMIPEALRPYMGGQERIS; this comes from the coding sequence ATGCTGGACCCACGGTTTATCCGCGAAAATTTGGAGCTGGTCGAATCCCGTCTCAAGACCCGTGGCGGCGGTGTCGACCTCGGTCGTTTCCGGGAACTCGACACCCGACGGCGGGAGGTGCTCCTGCAGTCTGAGACCCTGAAGGCGCTGCGCAACAAGGTTTCCGAAGAGATCAGCCGGATCAAGGACAAGAGCCAGGCCCAAGGGCGCATCGCCGAGATGCGCGAGGTCTCCCAGAAAATCAAGACGCTCGATGATGAGCTGCGCGGGGTCGAGGAGGAGCTGGAGAACGTCCTGCTCATGGTCCCCAATATCCCCCATGCCTCTGTGCCGGTCGGCACCTCAGAGGCGGACAACGTGGAGATCAGGCGCTGGGGGGAAAAACCGGCCATGGCCTTTGCCCCCAAACCCCACTGGGAGATTGGCGAGGATCTGCGGATTCTCGACTTCGAACGGGGGGCAAAGCTGACCGGGGCACGGTTCACGCTCTATCGCGGTGCCGGCGCGCGGCTGGAGCGGGCGCTCCTGAACTTCATGCTGGATCTCCATACGGAGCGGCACAATTATCTTGAAATGCTGCCGCCCTTTATGGTAAACAGGGAAAGCATGACCGGGACCGGTCAACTGCCGAAGTTTGAGGATGACCTGTTCCACCTTGACGGTGTTGATTACTTCCTGATCCCCACTGCCGAGGTTCCGGTAACAAACATCCATCGCAACGAAATCCTCCGTGGCGACGATCTCCCCCTGCTGTATACCGCCTATACTCCCTGCTTCAGGAAAGAGGCCGGCTCGTACGGCAAGGACACTCGGGGGCTGATCCGGCAGCATCAGTTCAACAAGGTTGAGCTGGTAAAGTTCAGCCACCCAGAGCACTCCTATGCTGAGCTGGACCGGCTGCTCGACAATGCCGAAGAGGTGCTCCGGCTGTTGGGGCTCCATTATCGGGTCGTTGAGCTCTGCACCGGTGATATCGGTTTTTCCGCGGCGAAAACGTTCGACATAGAGGTTTGGTTGCCTGGACAGGATACATTCCGCGAGATTTCGTCCTGCAGCAACTTCGAGGATTTTCAGGCCCGCCGGGCATCGATCCGTTTCCGTGAAGATGAAAAGGCCAAGCCGGAATATGTCCACACGCTGAACGGTTCCGGGCTGGCAGTCGGCCGGACCCTGGTGGCGGTGTTGGAAAACTACCAGCAGGCCGACGGCTCGGTAATGATCCCGGAAGCCCTCAGGCCCTACATGGGTGGTCAGGAGCGGATCAGCTAA
- a CDS encoding DUF2155 domain-containing protein has protein sequence MVRLTVHILSCVALVGVVALTGCSKKEEQKVGEPATSQPGQMAKKETTVVVPESVKGKWKAVRIAVNDKKTNKETVYTVPLGSSISIPNTALKIKVENFLPHFTMEGTTLTSLSNEPKNPAAQVRISEGDHEIFKGWLFSLYPTTHAFQHPLYGFSLVDFVPAS, from the coding sequence ATGGTGAGGTTAACTGTACATATTCTTTCTTGCGTGGCACTGGTCGGGGTTGTTGCCCTGACGGGTTGCAGCAAGAAAGAAGAACAAAAGGTCGGTGAGCCTGCCACTTCTCAACCTGGCCAGATGGCTAAGAAAGAAACCACGGTTGTGGTCCCCGAGTCGGTCAAGGGAAAGTGGAAGGCCGTAAGAATAGCGGTTAACGACAAGAAGACAAACAAGGAAACGGTCTACACCGTTCCTCTCGGTTCAAGCATCTCGATTCCCAACACGGCCTTGAAGATCAAGGTCGAGAACTTCCTGCCCCACTTCACCATGGAGGGGACGACGCTGACTTCGCTCTCCAACGAGCCGAAGAACCCTGCGGCGCAGGTCAGGATCAGCGAAGGGGATCACGAGATTTTCAAAGGGTGGCTGTTTTCTCTCTACCCCACAACCCATGCTTTTCAGCATCCTTTGTACGGTTTTTCCCTGGTTGATTTCGTCCCGGCAAGCTGA
- a CDS encoding PEP-CTERM sorting domain-containing protein yields MRYWVGIVIGFAFLGIAEVSQAVVLFDNGQYSGHQSNIRNIIEPGFTQMIYDDFTLDRDYVITGFKWSQHDGINMVYIATNLTIFNGLPIEANTLINRDIIAERTENNTNVLWDNWYGYDYSIHNLKINLAAGTYFLGLNSVIGTGVEAIWDDSSWDETDGNLSTIPGRYIMNYNFTEPGSFSWWQDSVFEVIGHPAPVPEPSTIFLLGAGLVGLAAYGRKKSKK; encoded by the coding sequence ATGAGATACTGGGTAGGGATAGTAATTGGATTTGCCTTTTTAGGCATTGCTGAGGTGTCTCAAGCAGTAGTTTTATTTGATAATGGGCAGTATTCGGGACATCAATCAAATATTAGAAATATTATCGAACCTGGTTTTACACAAATGATTTATGACGATTTTACATTAGATCGTGACTACGTTATTACCGGGTTTAAATGGTCACAACATGATGGAATAAATATGGTTTATATCGCAACAAATTTGACGATATTTAATGGTCTCCCTATTGAAGCTAACACACTAATAAATAGAGATATCATTGCAGAGAGAACGGAGAATAATACAAATGTATTATGGGATAATTGGTACGGCTATGATTATTCAATACATAATCTAAAAATTAATCTGGCAGCTGGTACGTATTTTTTGGGTCTAAACTCAGTGATAGGAACCGGCGTCGAAGCTATTTGGGACGATTCAAGTTGGGATGAAACCGATGGTAATCTTTCAACAATACCTGGTAGATACATCATGAATTATAATTTCACAGAACCTGGTTCATTCTCATGGTGGCAAGACTCAGTTTTTGAGGTTATTGGTCACCCCGCCCCTGTCCCCGAACCCTCGACAATATTCCTCTTGGGTGCTGGGCTTGTCGGTCTTGCGGCATACGGCAGGAAGAAAAGCAAAAAATAA
- a CDS encoding cyclic nucleotide-binding domain-containing protein: protein MIRTRFNRDKVLSLLKKVPLFANFSDAEIYALLERTNAYSCQRGETVFLEDEEEQFMYVILAGRLKVVEITREGQERVMAIRHRGDYFGDMGILDGKTDFATVIAMEDSKVLLLTKSLFDEFLRENVMVMQGIITELCRRLRECWLFHTIIGTNDAESKIRVTLARFGKTLGVPNSNGVIINAPFTHQALADRVQVSRETVTRMLKKMKNNGEIEMVEGRRIKLLPKFFQEIARCELYLALSGDS, encoded by the coding sequence ATGATCAGGACACGTTTCAATCGGGACAAGGTGCTGTCGCTGTTGAAGAAGGTGCCGTTGTTTGCCAACTTCAGCGATGCGGAAATTTATGCCCTGCTGGAGAGGACCAATGCCTACAGTTGCCAGCGGGGGGAAACCGTCTTTCTTGAGGATGAAGAGGAACAATTCATGTACGTGATCCTCGCCGGTCGGCTGAAGGTAGTCGAGATCACGCGGGAGGGTCAGGAGCGCGTGATGGCCATCCGTCATCGGGGCGATTATTTCGGCGACATGGGGATTCTCGATGGTAAAACCGATTTTGCCACGGTGATTGCCATGGAAGACAGCAAGGTCCTCTTGCTGACCAAGAGCCTGTTCGACGAATTTTTGCGGGAGAATGTCATGGTGATGCAGGGGATCATCACGGAGCTGTGCCGGCGGCTGCGGGAATGCTGGCTGTTTCACACGATCATCGGGACCAATGATGCAGAGTCGAAAATCAGGGTCACGCTCGCCCGGTTCGGCAAGACCCTGGGGGTGCCGAACAGCAACGGGGTCATCATCAATGCACCCTTTACGCACCAGGCACTAGCGGATCGCGTGCAGGTGAGCCGCGAGACCGTGACCCGGATGCTGAAAAAGATGAAGAACAACGGCGAGATCGAGATGGTCGAGGGGAGAAGGATCAAGCTGTTGCCCAAATTCTTCCAGGAAATCGCCCGCTGCGAACTCTATCTGGCTTTGTCCGGGGACTCATAG
- a CDS encoding YedE-related selenium metabolism membrane protein, translated as MNLPDRHTGTIAVTGMAMGLLGVMLAYWGNPENSGICISCFMENSVGALGLHDNARLQYLRPELPGFVIGAVLSAIAAREFRPRGSSAPMLKFFAGLFLIVGCAIFIGCPIKLLLRLTAGDLTAVAGMAGLTAGVWTGLTALDRGVELGEQKPEGSLNGILVPALFCLLLLFIFLRPSFLALSNEGSSARHAPLIASLGSGLLLGVLAQRSRFCITGSMRDIILMGRRAPQLVGLAAFVTAAVCASLVTGGFHLSLYGQPGAHLEYLWSFLGMGLVGWISVLFGGCPFRQLIKAGEGDVDAGLMVLGMVMGGALVQAWGIAATAAGVSLNGKMALLAGFAFILLISLLYRRRCTR; from the coding sequence ATGAATCTACCCGACCGACATACCGGGACGATTGCCGTCACTGGCATGGCCATGGGACTGCTCGGGGTCATGCTGGCCTATTGGGGTAATCCGGAAAACTCCGGGATCTGCATCTCCTGCTTCATGGAAAACAGCGTCGGCGCACTGGGACTGCACGACAATGCCCGCCTGCAATACCTCCGTCCCGAGCTCCCCGGGTTCGTCATCGGTGCGGTGCTGAGCGCCATTGCCGCCAGGGAGTTCAGGCCACGCGGCAGCTCGGCCCCAATGCTCAAGTTCTTTGCCGGCCTGTTTCTCATCGTCGGTTGCGCCATTTTCATCGGTTGCCCCATCAAGCTGCTGCTCCGCCTCACCGCAGGGGACCTTACCGCCGTTGCCGGCATGGCAGGCCTGACAGCCGGGGTCTGGACCGGGCTCACCGCATTGGACCGGGGCGTCGAACTAGGTGAACAGAAACCCGAAGGATCGCTCAACGGGATACTCGTTCCGGCTCTGTTCTGCCTGCTTCTGCTGTTCATCTTCCTCCGCCCCTCTTTTCTTGCCCTTTCCAACGAGGGGAGTTCTGCCAGGCATGCGCCCCTTATCGCATCGCTCGGCAGCGGACTGCTCCTGGGAGTGCTGGCGCAGCGGAGCAGGTTCTGCATCACCGGCAGCATGCGCGACATCATCCTCATGGGGCGCCGGGCACCGCAACTCGTCGGCCTTGCGGCATTCGTCACTGCCGCCGTCTGCGCAAGCCTGGTCACCGGCGGCTTCCACCTGTCGCTTTACGGGCAGCCCGGGGCGCACCTGGAATACCTCTGGAGCTTTCTCGGCATGGGTCTGGTGGGATGGATCTCGGTACTGTTCGGTGGGTGCCCGTTCCGTCAGCTGATCAAGGCGGGTGAGGGTGATGTGGACGCCGGCCTGATGGTATTGGGGATGGTTATGGGGGGAGCACTGGTGCAGGCGTGGGGAATTGCCGCAACAGCGGCAGGCGTCTCCCTGAACGGGAAAATGGCTCTACTGGCGGGGTTTGCCTTCATACTTCTTATTTCATTGCTGTACCGGCGGCGTTGCACTCGCTAG
- a CDS encoding PhnD/SsuA/transferrin family substrate-binding protein produces the protein MRTACHRFFILLTVALPLSCASCDSISEKPTVKIGYMNCNNQQETMQRFRPLTRYLSEKVGVNFVAVPVDTHDFETRFKAGEFAITHTNSLLYIVLRERYGTNLIAAEKRGQFGSRSAGAIIARKGSGITRLSDIRGKRLAFGPMLAPTGYLAEYDLMLAAGINPESDLAFYSIPSGSYKHEKAIYGVLFGQYDLAAAPMLDLEVMTREGKISPDDFTIVAQSKLIPYCTFAAAKETDPGLTEKVRKALLELKPTDTVEMDGERVKVMKAAWIDGFEVLTDAEYNPLRDMARHTNMPPYQHY, from the coding sequence ATGCGTACTGCCTGCCATCGCTTCTTCATCCTGCTAACCGTTGCGCTTCCGCTCTCCTGTGCCTCCTGCGACAGCATCTCGGAAAAACCGACCGTCAAGATAGGCTACATGAACTGCAACAATCAGCAGGAGACCATGCAGCGATTTCGCCCACTGACCCGCTATCTCTCCGAGAAGGTCGGCGTCAATTTTGTCGCGGTCCCGGTGGACACCCACGACTTTGAAACGCGCTTCAAGGCAGGGGAATTTGCCATCACCCACACCAATTCGCTCCTCTATATCGTCCTGAGAGAACGCTACGGTACCAACCTGATAGCTGCCGAGAAACGGGGGCAATTCGGCTCCCGCAGTGCAGGTGCCATCATCGCCCGCAAAGGAAGCGGCATTACCCGCCTCAGCGACATTCGCGGCAAGCGCCTCGCCTTCGGACCGATGCTCGCCCCCACCGGGTATCTGGCCGAATACGACCTGATGCTGGCAGCGGGCATCAACCCCGAATCGGATCTCGCCTTCTATTCCATCCCCTCAGGCTCCTACAAGCACGAAAAGGCGATCTATGGCGTCCTCTTCGGCCAGTACGATCTGGCTGCCGCACCGATGCTGGACCTGGAAGTCATGACCCGCGAAGGGAAGATCTCGCCGGACGATTTCACCATCGTGGCGCAAAGCAAGCTCATCCCCTACTGCACCTTCGCTGCAGCCAAGGAAACCGACCCCGGCCTCACGGAAAAGGTCCGCAAGGCCCTGCTGGAACTGAAACCGACCGACACTGTCGAGATGGACGGCGAGCGAGTAAAGGTGATGAAAGCGGCCTGGATCGACGGATTCGAGGTTCTCACCGATGCGGAGTACAATCCGCTACGCGACATGGCGCGACACACCAACATGCCCCCATACCAGCACTATTAG